One Methylosinus sp. LW4 genomic region harbors:
- a CDS encoding heparinase II/III family protein — protein sequence MIRFAPLEIAEREEDALSETAKGSGQRLANAAARGVATFARAVRGPYYAVQAMGVRAPERLYVAPQDIRTADPTVADEIYAGYFSFDGKVVETNGRSPFSIAPPSVAWRRSLAGFSWLRHLRAADRALARANARALVDEFLRTRTDFVDDPAYEPRIVARRTLSFLAQSPILLEGADQDFYERFMRALARNIRFLLRAMGSERRASDRLLCAVALAAFGVCADAGRKFETRATALLDAELFRQILPDGGHIGRNPDTPVELLLDLLPLRQAYAARGRRPPERLTASIAAMISFLRVLKHGDGSLALFNGMGRAPPDRLATILAHADSGGAPILDAPHSGYRRLQAGAAAVVIDAGAPPPLVFSGAAHAGCLSFEFSIGAERIVVNCGAPPAGSDALRRVARSTAAHSTLVVEDRSSCRIEARPGRGRPEERIVAGPAQVKASRRATDTSHELELSHDGYARELGLLHERRLALAHDGSQLLGDDRLIALRHGARAENFVLRFHLHPNVQASAAGNRKVLLRSLGVDLVFEANADVSVEESVFFAGPATARKSAQLVVDGRGVKDAHLRWSFSRVEEG from the coding sequence ATGATTCGCTTCGCTCCGCTCGAAATCGCGGAGCGCGAGGAGGACGCTCTGAGCGAGACGGCCAAAGGCTCTGGACAGCGATTGGCGAACGCCGCCGCGCGCGGCGTCGCCACATTCGCGCGCGCGGTGCGCGGGCCTTATTACGCCGTGCAGGCCATGGGCGTTCGCGCGCCGGAGCGGCTCTATGTGGCGCCGCAGGACATTCGCACCGCCGATCCCACTGTCGCGGATGAAATCTACGCCGGCTATTTTTCTTTCGACGGCAAGGTCGTCGAGACCAATGGGCGCTCGCCCTTCTCCATCGCGCCGCCCTCCGTCGCCTGGCGGCGCTCGCTCGCCGGCTTCTCCTGGCTGCGGCATTTGCGCGCCGCCGATCGCGCGCTCGCGCGCGCCAACGCTCGCGCGCTGGTCGACGAATTTTTGCGCACGCGCACCGATTTCGTGGACGATCCCGCCTATGAGCCGCGTATCGTCGCGCGCCGCACGCTGTCTTTTCTGGCGCAATCGCCGATTCTGCTCGAGGGCGCCGATCAAGATTTCTACGAGCGTTTCATGCGCGCGCTGGCGCGCAATATTCGCTTTCTGCTGCGCGCCATGGGCTCGGAGCGGCGCGCCTCGGATCGGCTGCTCTGCGCCGTGGCGCTCGCCGCATTCGGCGTCTGCGCCGACGCCGGCCGCAAATTCGAGACGCGCGCCACCGCTCTGCTGGACGCCGAGCTGTTCCGCCAAATTCTGCCGGACGGCGGCCATATCGGCCGCAATCCCGATACGCCGGTGGAGCTGCTGCTCGATCTCTTGCCGCTGCGCCAGGCCTATGCCGCGCGCGGGCGCCGGCCGCCGGAGCGGCTCACCGCCTCCATCGCGGCGATGATCTCCTTTCTGCGCGTGCTGAAGCATGGCGACGGCTCGCTGGCGCTGTTCAACGGAATGGGCCGCGCGCCGCCGGATCGTCTGGCGACGATCCTCGCTCATGCCGACTCCGGCGGCGCGCCCATTCTCGACGCGCCGCATTCGGGCTATCGGCGGCTGCAGGCGGGCGCGGCCGCGGTCGTCATCGACGCCGGCGCGCCGCCGCCGCTGGTCTTCTCCGGCGCGGCCCACGCCGGCTGCCTCTCCTTTGAATTTTCGATCGGCGCCGAGCGCATCGTCGTCAATTGCGGCGCGCCGCCCGCCGGCTCCGACGCGCTGCGCCGCGTCGCGCGCTCGACGGCGGCGCATTCCACCCTCGTCGTCGAGGATCGCTCCTCCTGCCGCATAGAGGCGCGGCCGGGGCGCGGCCGGCCGGAGGAGCGCATCGTCGCCGGTCCCGCGCAAGTGAAGGCGTCGCGCCGCGCCACCGACACGAGCCATGAGCTCGAGCTTTCGCATGACGGCTATGCGCGCGAGCTCGGCCTATTGCACGAGCGCCGGCTGGCGCTGGCCCATGACGGCTCGCAGCTGCTCGGCGACGACAGGCTCATCGCGCTGCGCCACGGCGCGCGCGCCGAGAATTTCGTGCTGCGCTTCCATCTGCATCCCAATGTGCAGGCGAGCGCGGCCGGCAACCGCAAGGTGCTGCTGCGCAGCCTCGGCGTCGATCTCGTCTTCGAGGCCAACGCCGATGTGAGCGTGGAAGAGAGCGTCTTCTTCGCCGGCCCGGCCACAGCGCGCAAGAGCGCGCAGCTGGTGGTGGACGGCCGCGGCGTGAAGGACGCGCATTTGCGGTGGTCGTTTTCGCGGGTGGAGGAGGGGTGA